In the genome of Rhizobium etli 8C-3, one region contains:
- a CDS encoding exopolysaccharide biosynthesis protein, producing MRQLAGDRNRERISVGDLFEVMGDRATGALMLVFAIPNLVPTPPGTSAILGAPLFILAAQLTFGLKPWLPKVIAGRSMKREDFEAIVSRIHRWLAFAERMLQPRLSFLVEPPAEYLVGFLCLVLAVILTLPIPLGNILPAFTICLFAFGILGKDGLFSLFGLIMAGVSLTVVGGVIYGLIKAAIFFVTNWFA from the coding sequence CTGAGGCAGCTTGCGGGTGACAGGAACCGTGAGCGCATTTCCGTCGGCGACCTCTTCGAGGTGATGGGCGACCGTGCGACCGGTGCCTTGATGCTGGTCTTTGCCATTCCCAATCTGGTGCCGACGCCGCCGGGAACTTCCGCAATCCTCGGCGCACCGCTATTCATTCTGGCAGCCCAGCTGACATTCGGGCTGAAGCCATGGCTACCGAAGGTAATTGCCGGCCGCTCGATGAAGCGCGAGGACTTCGAAGCGATCGTCTCGCGCATTCACCGTTGGCTCGCTTTTGCCGAGCGCATGCTGCAGCCGCGGCTTTCGTTCCTCGTCGAACCGCCTGCCGAATACCTCGTGGGCTTTCTCTGCCTGGTGCTTGCGGTCATCCTGACGCTGCCTATCCCGCTCGGCAACATCCTGCCGGCCTTTACCATCTGTCTGTTTGCCTTCGGCATATTGGGCAAGGACGGTCTCTTTTCGTTGTTTGGATTGATCATGGCCGGTGTTTCGCTGACCGTCGTTGGCGGCGTGATCTACGGCCTTATCAAGGCTGCGATCTTCTTCGTCACAAACTGGTTTGCGTGA